The following are encoded together in the Choloepus didactylus isolate mChoDid1 chromosome 7, mChoDid1.pri, whole genome shotgun sequence genome:
- the PBX2 gene encoding pre-B-cell leukemia transcription factor 2 → MDERLLGPPPPGGARGGLGLVGGEPGGPGEPPGGGDPGGGSGGVPGGRGKQDIGDILQQIMTITDQSLDEAQAKKHALNCHRMKPALFSVLCEIKEKTGLSIRSSQEEEPVDPQLMRLDNMLLAEGVAGPEKGGGSAAAAAAAAASGGGVSPDNSIEHSDYRSKLAQIRHIYHSELEKYEQACNEFTTHVMNLLREQSRTRPVAPKEMERMVSIIHRKFSAIQMQLKQSTCEAVMILRSRFLDARRKRRNFSKQATEVLNEYFYSHLSNPYPSEEAKEELAKKCGITVSQVSNWFGNKRIRYKKNIGKFQEEANIYAVKTAVSVTQGGHSRTSSPTPPSSAGSGGSFNLSGSGDMFLGMPGLNGDSYSASQVESLRHSMGPGGYGDNLGGGQMYSPREMRANGGWQEAVTPSSVTSPTEGPGSVHSDTSN, encoded by the exons ATGGACGAGCGGCTGCTGGGGCCGCCCCCTCCAGGCGGAGCCCGGGGGGGCCTGGGATTGGTAGGTGGGGAGCCTGGGGGCCCTGGCGAGCCTCCCGGTGGCGGAGACCCCGGTGGGGGCAGCGGGGGGGTCCCGGGAGGCCGAGGGAAGCAAGACATCGGGGACATTCTGCAGCAGATAATGACCATCACCGACCAGAGCCTGGATGAGGCCCAGGCCAA GAAACATGCCCTAAACTGCCACCGAATGAAGCCTGCCCTCTTTAGTGTCCTGTGTGAAATCAAGGAGAAAACCG GGCTCAGCATCCGAAGCTCCCAAGAGGAGGAGCCAGTGGACCCACAGCTGATGCGCTTGGACAACATGCTTCTGGCAGAGGGTGTGGCTGGGCCGGAGAAAGGGGGAGGTTCAGCggcagcagctgcagctgctgcagCCTCCGGGGGTGGTGTGTCCCCTGACAACTCCATCGAGCACTCAGACTATCGCAGCAAACTTGCCCAGATCCGCCACATCTACCACTCGGAGCTGGAGAAGTATGAGCAG GCATGTAACGAGTTCACAACCCACGTCATGAACCTGCTGAGGGAGCAGAGCCGCACACGCCCTGTGGCACCCAAGGAGATGGAGCGCATGGTGAGCATTATCCATCGAAAGTTCAGCGCCATCCAGATGCAGCTCAAGCAGAGCACATGCGAGGCCGTCATGATCCTGCGTTCCCGCTTCCTGGATGCCAG ACGGAAACGCCGAAATTTCAGCAAACAGGCCACTGAGGTCCTAAATGAATATTTCTACTCCCACCTGAGTAACCCATATCCTAGCGAGGAGGCAAAGGAGGAACTTGCCAAGAAGTGTGGCATCACCGTCTCTCAG GTTTCCAACTGGTTTGGCAACAAGCGGATTCGCtataagaaaaatattggaaAGTTCCAAGAGGAGGCAAACATCTATGCTGTCAAGACCGCCGTGTCAGTCACCCAGGGGGGCCACAGCCGTACCAGCTCCCCGACACCCCCGTCCTCTGCAG GCTCTGGCGGCTCTTTCAATCTCTCAGGATCCGGAGACATGTTTCTGGGGATGCCCGGACTCAACGGAGATTCCTATTCTGCTTCCCAG GTGGAATCACTCCGGCACTCGATGGGGCCAGGGGGCTACGGGGATAACCTCGGGGGAGGCCAGATGTACAGCCCCCGGGAAATGAGG GCAAACGGCGGCTGGCAGGAGGCTGTGACCCCATCCTCAGTGACATCCCCCACAGAGGGACCAGGGAGCGTTCACTCCGACACCTCCAACTGA
- the GPSM3 gene encoding G-protein-signaling modulator 3 isoform X2 yields MEAERPQEGEEDGEQDYPQDEQDWPPLSTTTRPWRSAPPSPPPPGTQRTAMGPRSASLLSLQTERLLDLVAEAQSRRLEEQRATFHAPLSPPTLSQALPRPLEDREQLYSTILSHQCQRMEAQRSEPPLPPGGQELLELLLRVQGGGRMEEQRSRPPTHTC; encoded by the exons ATGGAGGCCGAGAGACcccaggaaggagaagaggaTGGTGAGCAG GACTACCCCCAGGATGAGCAAGACTGGCCCCCTCTGAGCACCACCACTCGGCCTTGGCGATCTGCTCCtccatcccctcctcccccagggacCCAGCGCACAG ccATGGGGCCCCGCTCGGCCTCCCTGCTCTCCCTGCAGACAGAGCGCCTTCTGGACCTGGTGGCTGAGGCCCAGTCCCGCCGCCTAGAGGAGCAGAGGGCCACCTTCCACGCCCCCCTGAGCCCCCCAACTTTGTCCCAGGCCCTGCCCCGGCCACTTGAGGACAGAGAACAGCTCTACAGCACCATCCTCAGCCACCAG TGCCAGCGGATGGAAGCCCAGCGGTCAGAACCTCCCCTCCCTCCAGGGGGGCAGGAGCTCCTGGAGTTGCTGCTGAGGGTTCAGGGTGGAGGTCGAATGGAAGAGCAAAGGTCCCGGCCACCCACACATACCTGCTGA
- the NOTCH4 gene encoding LOW QUALITY PROTEIN: neurogenic locus notch homolog protein 4 (The sequence of the model RefSeq protein was modified relative to this genomic sequence to represent the inferred CDS: inserted 1 base in 1 codon), with product MQPPSPLLLLLLGFSVVMTRGLLCGNFPEPCANGGTCLSLSQGQGVCQCAPGFLGETCQFPDPCQDAQLCQNGGSCQALLPSLAGSPSPSSPSAPSFFCICPPNFTGKRCQAWLGGPCPPSFCNQRGSCQIQPSGHPQCFCRPGWTGEWCQLQDFCTANPCANGGVCLATYPQIQCRCLPGFEGHACQHDINECFLDPGPCPKGTTCHNTLGSFQCLCPAGRKGPHCELRAGPCPLRGCPNGSTCQLVPGSNSTFHLCLCPPGFTGPDCDVNPDDCVGHQCQNGGTCQDGLSSYTCLCPDTWIGWDCSEDVDECEAQGPPRCRNGGTCQNSAGGFHCVCMNGWGGSGCEENLDDCEAATCTPGSTCIDRVGSFSCLCPPGRTGLLCHLEDRCLSQPCHGEAQCSTNPLTGSTLCLCQPGYSGPTCHQDLDECQMAQQDTSPCEHGGSCLNTPGSFNCLCPPGYTGSRCEADHNECLSQPCHPGSTCLDLLATFHCLCPPGLEGQLCEVETDECASAPCLNHAGCQDLLNGFLCVCPPGFTGTRCEEDINECGSSPCANGGQCQDQPGAFHCECLPGFEGPRCQTEVDECLSGPCPSGASCLDLPGAFSCLCPSGLTGQLCEVPLCTPNLCQPKQGCQDQEDKVQCLCPDGSPGCIPAEDNCTCQHGHCQRSSCVCDVGWTGSECEVELGGCISMPCAHGGTCHPQPSGYNCTCPTGYTGPTCREEVTACHSGPCLNGGSCSPRPGGYSCTCPPSYTGPRCQTNMDHCASAPCLNGGTCVNRPGTFSCRCATGFQGPHCEGRVRPSCADSPCRNRATCQDGPQGPRCLCPAGYTGGSCQALVDLCAQKPCPHNSHCLQSGPSFQCLCLQGWTGPFCDLPLSSCQKAAQSQGTEVSSLCQNGGLCIDSSPSYFCHCPPGFQGSLCQDRVNPCESRPCQHGATCVPQPNGYLCQCAPGYSGQNCSKELDACQSQPCHNRGTCTPKPGGFHCSCPPGFVGLRCEGDVDECLERPCHPAGTAACHSLANAFYCQCLPGHTGQWCEVEVDPCQSQPCSHGGSCEAKAGPPPGFTCHCPQGFEGPTCSHRAPSCGVHHCHHGGLCLPSPKPGFPPRCACLNGYGGPDCLTPPAPQGCGPPSPCLYNGSCSETPGLGGAGFRCSCPPSSPGPRCQRPGAKGCEGRGGDGACDAGCSGPGGNWDGGDCSLGVPDPWKGCPSHSRCWLLFRDGQCHPQCDSAECLFDGYDCETPPACTPAYDQYCRDHFHNGHCEKGCHTAECGWDGGDCRPEAGDPEWGPSLALLVVLSPPALDQHLLALARVLSLTLRVGLWVRKDSDGRDMVYPYPGARAEEELGGSWDPSHQEKAASQTQPLGKETDSLSTGFVVVMGVDLSRCGSDPPASRCPWDPGLLLRFLAAMAAVGALEPLLPGPLLAAHPRAGTEPHANQLPWPVLCSPVAGVLLLALGALLVLQLIRRRRREHGALWLPPGFTQRPQTQPSHRRRRPPLGEDSIGLKALKPEAEVDEDGVVMCSGPEEGEEGEKMTLHSKCQLWPLSRDCRELPQTAMLTPPQESEMEAPDVDTRGPDGVTPLMSAVCCGGVESRTFQEAWLGGPEPWEPLLGGGASPQAHTVGTGETPLHLAARFSQPTAARRLLEAGANPNQPDRAGRTPLHAAVAADAREVCQLLLRSRQTAVDARTEDGTTALMLAARLAIEDLVEELIAARADVGARDKWGKTALHWAAAVNNARAARSLLQAGADKDAQDSREQTPLFLAAREGAVEVAQLLLGLGAARGLRDQAGLTPGDIARHRNHWDLLTLLEGAGPQDTRHKATPGSGEGAFPRTRTASGSAHHRGGGALQRSRTLSLGAGPRGSGTCPQAQTLHVDITANRGGAYPLCRSLSGGGTGGGPPHRGRRYSAGMRGPRPSPAIVRGGSGVAARHREGTSANGWPCDWVALGACGPAPSTPIPPPCXTPFAEWGSAQAAWGFPGHQVMLLDLGDEDQK from the exons ATGCAGCCCCCTtcaccactgctgctgctgctgctgggtttCTCAGTTGTCATGACCAGAG GGCTGCTGTGTGGGAATTTCCCAGAACCCTGCGCCAACGGAGGCACCTGCCTGAGCCTGTCTCAGGGACAAGGGGTCTGCCA GTGTGCCCCTGGCTTCCTGGGTGAGACATGCCAGTTTCCTGACCCCTGCCAGGATGCCCAGCTCTGCCAGAATGGAGGCAGCTGCCAagccctgcttccttcccttgcAGGCTCCCCTAGCCCTTCCTCCCCCTCAGCCCCCAGCTTCTTCTGCATCTGCCCTCCCAACTTCACTGGCAAGAGGTGCCAGGCCTGGCTTGGGGGCCCCTGTCCTCCCTCCTTCTGTAACCAAAGGGGCAGCTGCCAGATCCAGCCCTCAGGCCATCCGCAGTGCTTCTGCAGGCCTGGGTGGACAG GGGAGTGGTGCCAGCTGCAGGACTTCTGCACAGCCAACCCCTGCGCCAATGGAGGGGTGTGTCTGGCCACCTACCCCCAGATCCAGTGCCGTTGCCTGCCTGGCTTCGAGGGCCACGCCTGCCAACACGACATCAACGAGTGTTTCCTGGATCCAGGACCGTGCCCCAAGGGCACCACCTGCCATAACACCCTGGGGTCCTTCCAGTGTCTCTGCCCCGCTGGACGGAAGGGCCCACATTGCGAGCTCCGGGCAGGACCCTGCCCTCTCAGGGGCTGTCCCAACGGGAGCACCTGCCAGCTGGTGCCAGGGAGCAACTCCACCTTCCACCTCTGTCTCTGCCCCCCAG GTTTCACAGGCCCAGACTGTGATGTAAATCCCGATGACTGTGTCGGACACCAATGTCAGAACGGGGGTACATGCCAGGACGGGCTGAGCAGCTACACCTGCCTTTGCCCAGACACCTGGATAG GCTGGGATTGCTCTGAAGACGTGGATGAATGTGAGGCCCAGGGTCCCCCTCGCTGCAGAAACGGGGGTACCTGCCAGAACTCAGCCGGTGGCTTTCACTGTGTGTGCATGAATGGCTGGGGAGGCTCAGGCTGTGAGGAGAACCTGGATGACTGTGAGGCTGCCACCTGCACCCCAGGGTCCACCTGCATTGACCGCGTGGGCTCCTTCTCCTGCCTCTGCCCACCTGGCCGCACAG GCCTCCTGTGCCACCTGGAGGACAGGTGCCTGAGCCAGCCGTGCCACGGGGAAGCCCAGTGCAGCACCAACCCCCTCACGGGCTCCACGCTCTGCCTGTGTCAGCCGGGCTACTCAGGGCCCACCTGCCACCAGGACCTGGACGAGTGTCAGATGG CCCAGCAAGACACCAGTCCCTGCGAACACGGCGGCTCCTGCCTCAACACCCCTGGCTCCTTCAACTGCCTCTGCCCCCCTGGCTACACGGGCTCCCGCTGCGAGGCTGATCACAATGAGTGcctgtcccagccctgccacccaGGCAGCACCTGCCTGGACCTACTCGCCACCTTCCACTGCCTCTGCCCACCAG GCTTGGAAGGGCAGCTCTGTGAGGTGGAGACCGACGAGTGTGCCTCGGCCCCTTGCCTGAACCATGCTGGCTGTCAAGACCTGCTCAACGGCTTCCTGTGCGTCTGCCCACCAG GATTCACCGGCACGCGGTGTGAGGAGGACATCAACGAGTGTGGAAGCTCTCCCTGTGCCAACGGTGGGCAGTGCCAGGACCAGCCCGGAGCCTTCCACTGCGAGTGTCTCCCGG GCTTTGAAGGCCCGCGCTGTCAGACAGAGGTGGATGAGTGTCTGAGTGGCCCCTGCCCCTCTGGtgccagctgccttgatctcccAGGAGCCTTCTCTTGCCTCTGCCCATCCGGCCTCACAG GCCAGCTCTGTGAGGTGCCCCTGTGTACCCCCAACCTATGTCAGCCCAAGCAAGGGTGCCAGGATCAGGAGGACAAGGTTCAGTGCCTCTGCCCCGATGGGAGCCCTGGCTGCATCCCTGCCGAGGACAACTGCACCTGCCAGCATGGGCACTGCCAGAG ATCCTCATGTGTGTGTGATGTGGGCTGGACAGGGTCAGAGTGTGAGGTCGAGCTGGGGGGCTGCATCTCCATGCCCTGTGCCCACGGGGGAACCTGCCACCCCCAGCCCTCTGGCTACAACTGCACCTGCCCCACAGGCTACACAG GGCCCACTTGCAGAGAGGAGGTGACGGCTTGTCACTCAGGACCCTGTCTCAATGGTGGCTCCTGCAGCCCCAGGCCTGGCGGCTACTCCTGCACCTGCCCCCCAAGCTACACCGGGCCCCGCTGCCAGACCAACATGGACCACTGTGCCTCTG CCCCGTGCCTCAATGGGGGTACCTGTGTGAACAGGCCTGGTACCTTCTCCTGCCGCTGTGCCACGGGCTTCCAGGGCCCACACTGTGAGGGAAGGGTCCGCCCCAGCTGTGCAGACAG CCCTTGTAGGAACAGGGCAACCTGCCAAGACGGCCCTCAGGGTCCCCGCTGCCTCTGCCCCGCTGGCTACACAGGAGGCAGCTGCCAG GCCCTGGTGGACTTATGTGCCCAGAAGCCCTGTCCACACAATTCCCACTGCCTCCAGTCTGGGCCCTCTTTCCAGTGCCTGTGCCTCCAGGGATGGACCGGGCCTTTCTGTGACCTTCCACTGTCCTCCTGCCAGAAGGCTGCTCAAAGCCAAG GCACAGAAGTGTCTTCCCTGTGCCAGAATGGGGGCCTCTGCATCGACAGCAGCCCCTCCTATTTTTGCCACTGCCCTCCTGGATTTCAAGGCAGCTTATGCCAGGACAGAGTAAATCCATGTGAATCCAGACCCTGCCAGCACGGTGCCACCTGCGTGCCTCAGCCCAATGGGTATCTCTGCCAG TGTGCCCCAGGCTACAGCGGACAGAATTGCTCAAAGGAACTGGACGCTTGTCAGTCTCAACCCTGTCATAACCGTGGGACCTGCACCCCCAAACCTGGAGGCTTCCACTGCTCCTGCCCTCCGGGCTTTGTGGGGCTGCGCTGTGAGGGAGATGTGGATGAGTGTCTGGAGCGGCCCTGCCACCCCGCAGGCACTGCAGCCTGCCATTCTCTGGCCAACGCCTTCTACTGCCAGTGTCTGCCTGGACACACAG GCCAGTGGTGTGAGGTGGAGGTAGACCCCTGTCAGAGCCAGCCCTGTTCCCATGGAGGGTCCTGCGAGGCCAAAGCAGGACCACCCCCGGGTTTCACCTGCCACTGTCCCCAG GGTTTTGAAGGCCCCACTTGCAGCCACAGAGCCCCCTCCTGCGGCGTCCATCACTGCCACCACGGAGGCCTGTGTCTGCCCTCCCCTAAGCCCGGCTTCCCACCCCGCTGTGCCTGCCTTAATGGCTATGGAGGCCCTGACTGCCTGACCCCTCCGGCTCCTCAAGGCTGTGGCCCTCCTTCCCCATGCCTCTACAATGGCAGCTGTTCAGAGACCCCCGGGTTGGGGGGGGCAGGCTTTCGATGctcctgccctcccagctctcctGGGCCCCGGTGTCAGAGGCCTGGAGCAAAGGGGTGTGAGGGCAGAGGTGGAGACGGGGCCTGTGATGCCGGCTGCAGCGGCCCAGGAGGAAACTGGGATGGGGGCGACTGCTCCCTGGGGGTCCCAGACCCCTGGAAAGGCTGCCCCTCCCACTCCCGGTGCTGGCTTCTCTTCCGGGATGGGCAGTGCCACCCACAGTGTGACTCGGCAGAGTGTCTGTTTGATGGCTACGACTGTGAGACCCCTCCAGCCTGCAC CCCAGCCTATGACCAGTACTGCCGTGATCACTTCCACAATGGGCACTGCGAGAAAGGCTGCCACACCGCAGAATGTGGCTGGGATGGGGGTGACTGCAGGCCCGAAGCTGGGGACCCTGAGTGGGGGCCCTCCCTGGCCTTGCTGGTGGTGCTGAGCCCCCCAGCCCTGGACCAGCACCTGCTTGCCCTGGCCCGGGTGCTGTCCCTGACTCTGAGGGTGGGACTCTGGGTGAGGAAGGATAGTGATGGCAGGGACATGGTGTACCCCTATCCTGGGGCCCGGGCCGAAGAGGAGCTGGGAGGATCCTGGGACCCCTCTCATCAGGAGAAGGCAGCGTCTCAAACACAGCCCCTGGGCAAGGAGACAGACTCCCTCAGCACTGG GTTTGTGGTGGTGATGGGTGTGGATTTGTCCCGCTGTGGCTCTGACCCCCCTGCATCCCGATGTCCCTGGGACCCTGGGCTCCTGCTCCGCTTCCTCGCCGCCATGGCCGCAGTGGGGGCCCTGGAGCCCCTGCTGCCTGGACCCCTGCTGGCTGCCCACCCTCGTGCAGGCACTG AGCCCCATGCCAACCAGCTTCCTTGGCCTGTGCTGTGCTCTCCAGTGGCCGGCGTGCTTCTCCTGGCCCTTGGGGCTCTTCTCGTCCTCCAGCTCATCCGTCGGCGGCGCCGAGAGCACGGGGCCCTCTGGCTGCCCCCTGGTTTCACTCAACGGCCCCAGACTCAGCCGTCTCACCGGCGACGCCGGCCGCCTCTGGGCGAGGACAGCATCGGCCTCAA GGCTTTGAAGCCAGAGGCAGAAGTTGATGAGGATGGAGTTGTGATGTGCTCAGGCCCCGAGGAGGGAGAAGAG GGTGAAAAAATGACCCTACACTCCAAGTGCCAGCTCTGGCCTCTGAGTAGAGACTGCAGGGAGCTCCCTCAGACAGCCATGCTGACTCCCCCCCAGGAGTCAGAGATGGAGGCCCCGGATGTGGACACCCGTGGACCTG ATGGGGTGACACCCCTGATGTCAGCAGTCTGCTGTGGGGGAGTGGAGTCCAGGACATTCCAGGAGGCATGGCTGGGAGGCCCTGAGCCATGGGAACCTCTGCTGGGTGGAGGGGCCAGTCCCCAGGCTCACACTGTGGGCACTGGGGAGACCCCGCTGCACCTGGCTGCCCGATTTTCTCAGCCAACCGCTGCCCGCCGGCTCCTTGAGGCTGGAGCCAACCCCAACCAGCCAGACAGGGCAGGGCGCACCCCCCTTCATGCCGCTGTGGCCGCTGATGCTCGGGAGGTCTGCCAG CTCTTGCTCCGGAGCAGACAGACTGCGGTGGATGCACGCACAGAGGACGGGACCACAGCACTGATGCTGGCTGCCAGGCTGGCAATAGAGGACCTGGTTGAAGAACTGATTGCAGCCCGAGCAGACGTGGGGGCCAGAGACAAATGGG GAAAAACGGCGTTACACTGGGCCGCCGCCGTGAACAACGCCCGGGCCGCCCGCTCCCTTCTCCAGGCTGGCGCAGATAAAGACGCCCAGGACAGCAGG GAGCAGACGCCGCTGTTCCTGGCGGCCCGGGAAGGAGCGGTGGAGGTAGCCCAGCtactgctggggctgggggcggccCGAGGGTTGCGAGACCAGGCCGGGCTGACTCCTGGGGACATCGCACGCCATCGCAATCACTGGGACCTGCTGACTCTACTGGAAGGGGCGGGGCCACAAGACACGCGTCACAAAGCCACGCCGGGCAGTGGAGAGGGCGCTTTCCCGCGCACAAGGACCGCGTCGGGGAGTGCTCATCATCGTGGGGGCGGAGCTCTACAGCGCAGCCGGACTCTTTCATTGGGAGCTGGCCCACGAGGTAGCGGGACCTGTCCGCAAGCCCAGACTCTGCACGTTGACATCACCGCGAACAGGGGCGGAGCCTATCCTCTTTGTCGGAGCCTATCGGGAGGAGGAACAGGAGGAGGCCCGCCCCACAGAGGCCGTAGATATTCTGCAGGCATGCGCGGGCCTCGGCCCAGTCCCGCGATAGTGCGGGGAGGTTCCGGGGTCGCTGCCCGGCACCGGGAAGGGACGTCGGCGAATGGCTGGCCCTGTGATTGGGTAGCTCTAGGAGCCTGCGGCCCCGCCCCCAGCACTCCTATTCCGCCTCCTT CTACTCCGTTCGCAGAGTGGGGATCCGCTCAAGCTGCCTGGGGTTTCCCAGGCCACCAAGTGATGCTCTTAGATCTTGGAGACGAGGACCAAAAGTAG
- the GPSM3 gene encoding G-protein-signaling modulator 3 isoform X1: MGGLTRNPASCSEPRHPAPSLPPPLPAPTPLWNPGFQPSSQIPATPPPSVSPLQGMEAERPQEGEEDGEQDYPQDEQDWPPLSTTTRPWRSAPPSPPPPGTQRTAMGPRSASLLSLQTERLLDLVAEAQSRRLEEQRATFHAPLSPPTLSQALPRPLEDREQLYSTILSHQCQRMEAQRSEPPLPPGGQELLELLLRVQGGGRMEEQRSRPPTHTC, encoded by the exons ATGGGGGGGCTGACCAGGAACCCAGCTTCCTGCTCAGAACCCAGGCATCCAGCCCCCAGCTTACCCCCACCCCTTCCAGCCCCCACTCCCCTCTGGAATCCAGGGTTCCAGCCCTCCTCCCAAATCCcagccacccctcccccatcagTTTCTCCCCTCCAGGGGATGGAGGCCGAGAGACcccaggaaggagaagaggaTGGTGAGCAG GACTACCCCCAGGATGAGCAAGACTGGCCCCCTCTGAGCACCACCACTCGGCCTTGGCGATCTGCTCCtccatcccctcctcccccagggacCCAGCGCACAG ccATGGGGCCCCGCTCGGCCTCCCTGCTCTCCCTGCAGACAGAGCGCCTTCTGGACCTGGTGGCTGAGGCCCAGTCCCGCCGCCTAGAGGAGCAGAGGGCCACCTTCCACGCCCCCCTGAGCCCCCCAACTTTGTCCCAGGCCCTGCCCCGGCCACTTGAGGACAGAGAACAGCTCTACAGCACCATCCTCAGCCACCAG TGCCAGCGGATGGAAGCCCAGCGGTCAGAACCTCCCCTCCCTCCAGGGGGGCAGGAGCTCCTGGAGTTGCTGCTGAGGGTTCAGGGTGGAGGTCGAATGGAAGAGCAAAGGTCCCGGCCACCCACACATACCTGCTGA